Proteins from a genomic interval of Scophthalmus maximus strain ysfricsl-2021 chromosome 22, ASM2237912v1, whole genome shotgun sequence:
- the aste1b gene encoding protein asteroid homolog 1: MGVQGLTTFVEGNRHFLQDVRFRDSRLVIDGCSLYFRLYFNHGLDQQHGGDYDDFARLLIRFLSALAACNIQPYVVLDGGIDPSDKKFHTLRQRLQSKIREGDRISHGSNGSVLPILTRSVFIQILIQRGVPLVQCPAEADREIAILAHQWNCPVLTNDSDFYIFDLPGGYLPLSSFQWTNLNGKASDRYISALRYTTNSLCHWFGGMNRELLPLCAVLTGNDYGTPKDAETLLSRLDVSTLGRGGSKGKGRAPTSRIEGLLVWLSSFSSSVEALEEVSRLMGEEGGMGKRGQKGGLSSKLWAGMQEYSITPQSSLARWFSAGKRAPRLQASGLAQLPEWLLQAAAQGLLPPFVVDALVMRRALLIPQVENSKLPSSHCSARTIRQAVYGILQQRGQDNVPRGWGGSVQQLRGPGGAAQATRGGRGQGGKGRGGGNRGGSRAQGIVSPTQQGVNVGVSNEQATGGAIMHAQGSAAQICVEEYDRLELNLKKNEVEAHPPRTPVCLDTLNQASVAVRLGVLLEVLGVKESALSTVPLHLRLAVTVTGFWLREATPTPSQHQLQALVLGMVYGELSWNNQPGATHHHYAVPQLNWAAERNVRAVLDQQRVRRGERRGLDIGGAHSFSQWQACLWSVLGLDELLLLPLPEPRLSWFFSGTLVHGLLRYLKEGRAAESLLAGGSLSGQLYFSLLDAVRNCGSKAHPFSSSAGRGKTGRGRGRKRRRGGGRGAQGTEEIDNRFALLMNEEESDDDC, translated from the exons ATGGGTGTCCAGGGTCTGACCACCTTTGTGGAGGGGAACAGACACTTCCTCCAAGACGTGAGATTCAGGGACAGTCGTCTGGTAATCGATGGCTGCAGTCTGTATTTCCGCCTCTACTTTAACCACGGTTTGGACCAGCAGCACGGAGGAGACTATGATGATTTCGCTCGCCTGCTCATCCGGTTCCTCTCAGCATTGGCAGCCTGCAACATCCAGCCATATGTGGTGCTGGATGGAG GTATCGATCCCAGTGACAAGAAGTTTCACACTCTACGACAACGTCTGCAGTCCAAGATAAGGGAGGGAGATCGTATCTCCCATGGCAGCAATGGCTCTGTTCTCCCCATCCTCACAAGAAGTGTCTTCATCCAGATCCTCATCCAGAGAGGAGTTCCACTGGTCCAGTGTCCAGCTGAGGCTGACCGGGAGATTGCAATTTTGGCTCATCAGTGGAACTGTCCAGTTTTGACCAATGACAGTGACTTCTACATCTTTGACCTGCCAG GTGGTTACCTTCCACTCAGTTCTTTCCAATGGACCAACCTTAATGGTAAAGCCTCTGATCGCTACATCTCAGCTCTGCGTTACACCACTAACAGCCTTTGTCACTGGTTCGGAGGCATGAACCGCGAGTTACTACCCTTGTGTGCCGTCCTGACTGGTAATGATTATGGCACTCCAAAAGATGCAGAGACCCTCCTTTCTCGGTTAGATGTGAGCACTTTAGGGAGAGGTGGCAGCAAGGGTAAAGGTCGAGCACCCACCTCTCGCATCGAGGGCCTCCTCGTCTGGTTGTCCTCTTTTTCAAGCTCAGTGGAAGCCCTGGAGGAGGTGAGCAGGCTAATGGGGGAGGAAGGTGGCATGGGCAAGAGAGGACAGAAAGGTGGGCTCAGTTCAAAGCTGTGGGCTGGTATGCAGGAGTACAGCATCACCCCTCAAAGCTCTCTGGCTCGCTGGTTCTCTGCAGGTAAGAGAGCCCCACGATTACAGGCCTCTGGGCTCGCACAGCTACCAGAGTGGCTTTTACAGGCGGCAGCACAGGGGCTGTTGCCCCCCTTTGTGGTGGATGCTCTGGTGATGCGTAGGGCCCTGCTGATCCCACAGGTAGAGAACAGCAAACTTCCCAGCAGCCACTGTAGTGCCAGAACTATACGCCAGGCTGTATATGGGATATTACAGCAAAGAGGCCAGGATAATGTGCCTCGGGGTTGGGGTGGCAGTGTGCAGCAATTGAGGGGACCAGGAGGTGCGGCCCAAGCTACAAGGGGTGGGAGAGGGCAAGGGGGAAAAGGACGGGGAGGTGGTAACAGAGGTGGATCAAGGGCTCAAGGTATAGTTTCACCCACACAGCAGGGTGTAAATGTAGGAGTAAGCAATGAACAAGCTACTGGTGGAGCTATAATGCATGCTCAGGGCTCCGCTGCCCAAATCTGTGTGGAAGAGTATGACCGTCTGGAACTGAACTTGAAGAAAAACGAAGTGGAGGCACATCCACCCAGAACCCCTGTGTGTCTGGATACACTTAACCAG gcttCCGTGGCTGTTCGCCTTGGTGTCCTGTTAGAAGTGTTAGGGGTGAAGGAGTCGGCCCTGTCTACTGTTCCTCTCCATTTGAGGCTcgcagtgacagtgacaggcTTCTGGCTGCGAGAGGCCACACCGACACCCTCACAGCACCAGCTCCAGGCTTTGGTGCTCGGCATGGTGTATGGAGAACTTTCCTGGAACAACCAGCCTGGTGCGACCCATCATCACTATGCTG TCCCACAGTTAAACTGGGCTGCGGAGCGCAATGTACGGGCGGTGCTGGACCAACAACGTGTAAGAAGAGGGGAGCGACGGGGCTTGGACATCGGAGGGGCTCACAGTTTCAGCCAATGGCAGGCCTGCCTCTGGAGTGTTCTAGGTCTCGACGAGCTATTGCTGCTGCCCCTGCCTGAACCCCGCCTGTCATG GTTCTTCAGCGGTACCTTGGTGCACGGCCTCCTCAGGTATCTGAAAGAGGGACGAGCTGCTGAATCTCTCCTAGCTGGGGGTTCCTTATCTGGACAACTTTACTTCTCCCTCCTTGATGCCGTGAGGAACTGCGGCTCCAAGGCCCATCCCTTCTCTTCATCGGCTGGGAGGGGGAAGACAGGCAGAGGTCgtggaaggaaaagaaggaggggaggtggaagaggagcaCAAGGGACCGAGGAGATAGACAACAGGTTTGCTCTCCTGATGAACGAGGAAGAGTCTGATGATGATTGTTGA